The Bacteroidota bacterium DNA window TTTTCGTGGGCTCATATACATTGAATGCCACATAAGCGCGGTTCTTAAGCAGATTGTTCACAATATAATAGCCCAGATCTCGGGAATCAAAGGTTCGGTTAATCATGGTTTGTGAAACGCCCCATTGAAATTTACCCGAGATTCGGCGTGTGCCAATGAAATATTTATAACCCATAAGGTCGCTGAAGGTATTCAGTACACTGTCGGTATTGCTGAATTTCTGGCTGAAAGAGAAGGTCGCATCAACTGCCTGCGATTGCTTTTTGTTGCAGAATGTAAATCCCGTTCCCGTTACATTCGCATCATCATATTTTTTGTCGCGTATAACGTTTGTATTGATGAAATATACTGATGAATTATTTTTCAGTTGCTGATCAAACACGACAATATTGTAATTGGTAAGCGGTTCGGTAAGAACTTTTTTCCGCTTGCCTGTTGAATCTTCAATCTCCGCGTATGTATTGCCGGTGATGGCATTGAACAGACCGATTCCCATGCCGTTATTATTGCGTCCCGAAAGTTTGACTGCGTTGATGAGCTTACTAATTGAAGGATTTTCACGAATCACTTCACCGGGACCAATGCGGTAAGGCATGGAATAAAATCCGGCAGGGGTCTGACCAATACGTCGCGAATAGAAAAGATTATCGCGCGAGAACAGGTCGGTGCCTTCCTGAAAGAAAGGCCGGTTATCATTGTAGGTTACTTCCTGATAACTGATATTTTTTACTTTATTATCTGACTGTACCTGGCTGAAATCGGGCAGCAAGGTAACACCCAGTGTAAATTTTTCGTCAATGCCATATTTAAGATCTGCACCGAAGTTGTATGAGTACGAATCATTTGTTGTTCGTTTCCCGTTGATATCACTCTGGGCTTGCTCATAATAAAATGAAGCAAAAGGTGTAAGCGACAGCCGCAGCGGCGATCGGATGTTCTTGATATCTTTGAGTTTTCCCCAGTACGGGAGTACATTGTTTACATTTTTGGGTGTAAGCGACCACTGATCATATTCATGATTACGGGCAATATCACGCGCAAACTGCATTCCCCAGGTTTGTACCGGTGTATCCGGAAAGCGAATTGCCGAATACGGAATGCAAATTTCAACACTCCATCCGTTGTCGTGAATTCGAGTGGCGCTTTGCCATACTCCGTTGTAAGTTGGATCGAGTGTCCGTGAATCAATCTGTACTCCCGAGACATACACTTCAAAAATATAGCAATCCTGCTCTTTATTATACGGATCAATACCAAACCTGAAAAGATCCGCTGTGATGGCATTATCATCTCTTACACCCAATTCATGCAAAATACTGTCGGGCGAAGTATCCTTGAGCATGGCCCCGACATAAATGCCATAATCATCATACACCAGTTTTACCTCTGTCCGTTGTGTCGGGGCATTGCCTTCCACCGGTCGATACATAATGAAATCGTCTATCACAGCCGCGTTTTTCCAGGCATCATCATTAAGGTAACCATCAATTTTAGGCGCTGCAGTTACTTTGAGCGGAGTATATGATTTTCCTCCGTACTGCGCATGCAACATATTTGACAGGAGGAAAAGGATGGTTATCAGATAAAATCTCATGGGCACATTTCTTTGGGGGATTCAGTACAAATATCGCCAACAATACTCCTGAAAAAAAATAAATTCAACCAAAAGCCGAAGTCGTTCAACCGTTTCTTTGTTGGCTTCCTGAAGGCTTTGGATGATTAATAGTGCCGGGTCATTGAAATATCCGGAGATTTTGTCTGTACATGAACAGGCAAATTAACAGCAATATCAAATGCTAATGAAATGCTAAAAATAATTCTTAAAATTGTACTTTAAACGATTATATTTTATAATTTTACGCTCAATAAAAAATTAACTACAAAATCCTTTTAACTATGAGAAGATTTCTGCTTATTCTGGCATTACTGCCTTTTTGCCTGAACGCTATGGCTTTATCAGGCGGACCCGACAAATACGGCTATACCTGGAAAGACAGCAATGAGCCGGGCGGACCGACGTTTAACTGGGTAAACATTCTGACATCCGACAGAAAAGTGAACGGACTCGGCGACGACAACGTACGCG harbors:
- a CDS encoding DUF5916 domain-containing protein, with translation MRFYLITILFLLSNMLHAQYGGKSYTPLKVTAAPKIDGYLNDDAWKNAAVIDDFIMYRPVEGNAPTQRTEVKLVYDDYGIYVGAMLKDTSPDSILHELGVRDDNAITADLFRFGIDPYNKEQDCYIFEVYVSGVQIDSRTLDPTYNGVWQSATRIHDNGWSVEICIPYSAIRFPDTPVQTWGMQFARDIARNHEYDQWSLTPKNVNNVLPYWGKLKDIKNIRSPLRLSLTPFASFYYEQAQSDINGKRTTNDSYSYNFGADLKYGIDEKFTLGVTLLPDFSQVQSDNKVKNISYQEVTYNDNRPFFQEGTDLFSRDNLFYSRRIGQTPAGFYSMPYRIGPGEVIRENPSISKLINAVKLSGRNNNGMGIGLFNAITGNTYAEIEDSTGKRKKVLTEPLTNYNIVVFDQQLKNNSSVYFINTNVIRDKKYDDANVTGTGFTFCNKKQSQAVDATFSFSQKFSNTDSVLNTFSDLMGYKYFIGTRRISGKFQWGVSQTMINRTFDSRDLGYYIVNNLLKNRAYVAFNVYEPTKTYRQTYNTLTFDYMLNPVTGKMIPGTQVSFDNYTEFLNYWSLTAGGLMAPFKSFDYNEPRVSGRFSRSFGMFYVYAGFNSNTRRAVALNCNLTIGNFIGHFLGENYIVTPGIRYRVNDRLTFKYNLEYNWDPQNFGFANFDEYGNSIYGSRKMFTLTNTLNAKYIFKNDMSLSLNARHYWNTCSYRHYFILQENGDFKATDTYTENNDFNYNVFNIDLIYLWQFAPGSSLSFVYKNAIETQAANITHDISDNFRQTLESPQTNSISLKVLYYLDYQYIRKHSRKY